The Mauremys reevesii isolate NIE-2019 linkage group 13, ASM1616193v1, whole genome shotgun sequence genome contains a region encoding:
- the LOC120381211 gene encoding olfactory receptor 12D2-like, which translates to MDNKTEVSDFVLLGLTNLQGLKNFLFPFFLLLYMANVLGNGAIIVMVVAEPRLHTPMYFFLGNLSSLDICFSTVAVPKMLSGFLSEQQTISFAGCLAQLHFFHLVGSTEAMLLAVMAYDRYVAICKPLHYRLVMSSRACLFLAAATWSSGFLHALMSTVMTSRLHFCGPNLIPHFFCDIKPLLSLACGSTHLNLTLLNIDAGVLGLSSFILTLFSYIYIISFLLLKVHSQENRRKAFSTCASHLSVVFLFYMPSISNYMIPFPGFPSEKDMIPTLMYCIVTPVLNPLIYTLKNKEVKSTLKKFLKKLFPERI; encoded by the coding sequence ATGGACAACAAGACAGAGGTGAGCGATTTTGTCCTCTTAGGCCTGACCAATCTCCAGGGTCTGAAGAACTTcctcttccctttcttcctcctgcTCTACATGGCCAATGTGTTGGGTAATGGGGCCATCATAGTCATGGTAGTTGCCGAGCCCCggctccacacccccatgtacttcttcctgggcaaCCTCTCCAGCCTGGACATCTGCTTTTCCACGGTTGCTGTGCCCAAGATGCTGTCTGGTTTCCTGTCTGAGCAACAAACCATCTCCTTTGCCGGCTGCTTGGCACAGCTCCACTTTTTCCACCTCGTCGGCAGCACTGAGGCCATGCTGCTGGCCGTCATGGCCTATGACCGCTACGTAGCCATCTGCAAGCCTCTGCACTACAGGCTGGTCATGAGCTCACGGGCCTGCCTGTTCCTGGCAGCGGCCACCTGGTCCTCTGGCTTCCTGCATGCGCTGATGTCCACAGTGATGACCTCCCGGCTGCATTTCTGTGGCCCCAACCTCATCCCCCACTTCTTCTGTGACATCAAGCCCCTGCTGAGCCTTGCCTGTGGCAGCACCCACCTCAACCTCACCCTGCTCAACATCGATGCCGGGGTCCTTGGTCTGAGTTCCTTCATCCTCACACTCTTCTCCTACATCTACatcatctccttcctcctcctgaaGGTCCACTCACAGGAAAATAGGAGAAAGGCCTTCTCCACCTGTGCATCCCACCTCAGTGTGGTGTTTCTTTTCTATATGCCATCCATTAGCAATTACATGATTCCCTTTCCTGGTTTCCCCTCTGAAAAAGACATGATACCCACCCTCATGTACTGCATCGTCACCCCAGTTCTGAACCCGCTGATCTATACTCTGAAAAATAAGGAGGTGAAATCCACTCTGAAGAAATTCCTGAAAAAACTTTTCCCTGAAAGAATATGA
- the LOC120381223 gene encoding olfactory receptor 12D1-like has translation MENQTAVSEFVLLGLTHLLVLQHPLFVLFLLLYVTSLLGNGAIIAVVLAEPRLHTPMYFFLGNLSCLDIFYSTVTMPKMLAGFLSGQQTISFAGCLAQLHFFHFLGSSEAVLLAVMAYDRYVAICNPLRYRLVMSPQTCLFLAAAIWGTGFLHALMHTVMTSQVHFCGPNIVYHFFCDIKPLLSLACSSIRLNLALLNFVTGSIALSPFILTLLSYLYIISFLLLKFRSQECRRKAFSTCASHLTVVSLFYMPVLGNYLISSPGSPSERDMISTLMYCIITPVLNPLIYTLRNEEVKTALKKFLNRKLYP, from the coding sequence ATGGAGAACCAGACAGCGGTGAGCGAGTTCGTCCTCCTGGGCCTGACCCATCTCCTGGTACTACAGCACCCTCTCTTTGTTCTCTTCCTCCTGCTCTACGTGACCAGCCTGTTGGGTAATGGGGCCATCATAgctgtggtgctggctgagccccggctccacacccccatgtatttcttcctgggCAACCTCTCCTGCCTGGACATCTTCTACAGCACAGTCACCATGCCCAAGATGCTGGCCGGCTTCCTCTCAGGGCAGCAGACCATCTCATTTGCAGGCTGCCTGGCCCAGCTCCACTTCTTCCACTTTCTGGGCAGCAGTGAGGCCGTGCTGCTGGCTGTCATGGCCTATgaccgctatgtggccatctgcaacCCGCTGCGCTACAGGCTGGTCATGAGCCCACAGACCTGCCTGTTCCTGGCAGCGGCCATCTGGGGCACTGGCTTCCTACATGCACTGATGCACACAGTCATGACATCTCAGGTGCATTTCTGTGGCCCCAACATTGTCTACCACTTCTTCTGTGACATCAAGCCCCTGCTGAGCCTGGCCTGTAGCAGCATCCGCCTCAACTTGGCTCTGCTCAACTTTGTCACCGGGAGCATTGCGCTGAGTCCGTTCATCCTCACACTTCTCTCCTACCTCTACATCATCTCCTTCCTTCTTCTGAAGTTCCGCTCGCAGGAATGCAGGagaaaggccttttccacctgtgCCTCCCACCTCACTGTGGTGTCTCTCTTCTATATGCCAGTCCTTGGTAATTACCTGATTTCCTCTCCGGGTTCCCCCTCTGAAAGAGACATGATATCCACCCTCATGTACTGCATCATCACCCCAGTTCTGAACCCCCTGATCTACACCCTGAGAAATGAGGAGGTGAAAACAGCACTAAAGAAATTCCTGAACAGAAAACTTTACCCTTAA